The Mesorhizobium sp. B2-8-5 genome segment GTAGAAATCATGGCGAGCGCGCTCAGGCTCACTTTGGCGAAAGATGTGCTCGAACGGCTGGTTGCCCGTCGCCTAATTCCCTCAGACGCAGACATATTAATCTTTCGCGCGACGTTCGTCTCAGTGCTGGAAGGCGATCCAGACTGGTTTGGGAAGTTACGTGTGAAGGTGCGAGAAGCGGCCACGGTGCCGAAGCAAGATATAATGGCAGCGCTGGAAGCGGCTATCGCCTGCAGCGAGGCAATCCGGTACATACAACTGGGAATGCCAGAAAGAATCGTTGTGGGAAACCAAGCCATCTTTGACGAATTCATATCCAAAGCGTATGAACGCGGTGGTCCAGTGAATTTTGAAATGGATGGCATCTAAGTTGAATCTTAGACGCACAAACCTCCGATTAACAAACGGCGATTGCATCTGAATCGAGCCGCCTTGACTCTCACTAGGAGTTCTGCGGCACACTGAACATTGTGACCGCCGGCTGTTTAGTAGAACTTGTCGGCGCCGCCCATCACACCCCCAGCGTCGGCGCCGTATTCACCTCCAGCGCCTCTTCCGCCTCATCCTCCTCCCCCAGCACTTCCCCATGCACGCCGAGGGCCTGCCCTATCCAGATCGGGTCGATCAGGTGGTCGCGCTTGGGGTTGGTGGTGTTGGGGTGGATGAGGATGCTCAAGCCGCCATGGTTCAGCATCAGCCAGGGGACCAGCGTGGCGAAGACTTCGGTGGCGAAGGAGACCTGGTACATGGCCTCAGCGTGCGGGCCGACCGGCTCGTCGCGCCAGTTGCCGAGGCGCACGCGAAAACGCTCGCTGATGCGCTGGCGCAGCCATTCGGCTTGCCGGCGCTCAGCCGCGTCGCCGTAATAGATGTGGGCGTGATAGCTGGCGATCTCCGCAAGCGGTCTTGGATCATGTGGCATGGCGTCGGTCATCGCTGCTCCCCTCCCCGGTGGTTCCAGTCTGTCATGCGGAACTCTAGGCGGTTCTTCGTTGCCTGGAAACGGCGAGCCGCTCTACAGACTGTTCAGTGCGGGCATGTTTGGCGCGTGATCGCAGACGCCGACGCTGGCCCCCACTCCGTCTCGGCACTGCGCGCCGAGCCACCTCTACCCCACTTTGTCTACGCTATGCACACATCTTCTGTGACTGGCGCCACTGATCAGGCCGAGGCTTGATTGCCATGTGGTTCCCCCAATCCGTCGCTGCTTCGCAGCGCCACCTTTCCCCCCTCCGGAGGGAAAGGAAGGGAGCGTTGCTGGACGGGCGTTGAACGCAAAAAAGCTTGGCGCCTTTCCTCTACCCCGTCGATCGGGGGAGAGGTGGCTCGGCGAAGCCGAGACGGAGTGGGGGTCGACCAGCGCTGCATAAGACAATGCATGCGCCAAGCTGCCATGCACGCTATCGCCAAAGGCCAGCCGCGTGGAATGTGTGCATGCCGTAGCCCATTTCATGGAGGCGAGGAACGCTAACCGCCAAGGCCGCGACCTCGGCCGGCCTTCTTGCCGCTCAGCCGCTCGACCGCGTCGACGATCAGGTCGCAGAATTTTTGATGGTCGAGCTTCATCGCCACGCTGTGGCGGAAGTTCACCTGCTCGCTCGCCGTGCCGCCGAAATGGCGCATGCCGCCCATCTTCTCGAAATTGCAGACCGTCATGCCCCTGGTCCAGCGCCCGGCGGTCTCGACGCGGATGTCGGCCTTCTGCGTGGTGAAGACGCTTGCGTCGATCATGGCCGCCACGCAGCAGGCGTCATGCACGGCGGGATATTCGATCTGCAGGAGGCCGCCATGCGTGGTGGCGATGAATTCCCAGATATCGAGGATGAATTTGGCGATCGAACCGCCGACGGCGCGCACCCTGTCCTGCAGCTCGGGCGTGGCCAAGGCCTGGTGCGTGAGGTCGAGGCCCACCATGGTGACGTCCCAGCCGGCGCGGAACACCACGTCGGCGGCTTCCACGTCGGCATAGACGTTGAACTCGGCCGCCGGTGTGATGTTGCCGCGCGTGAAGCTGCCGCCCATCGCCACGACCCGCTTCACCCGGCCGACGATGCGCGGGTCCTTGCGGGCCGCGAGCGCGATGTTGGTGTAGGGACCGACCGGCACCAGCGTGACGGTCTTCGGCTCATGCGCCATGACGGTATCGATGATGAAGTCGACGGCATGCCGCCTGTCGAGCTCGAACGAGGCCGGCGGCAGCACGGGGCCATCGAGCCCGGTCTCGCCATGGATCTCGATCGCCAGCACCTGATCGCCGACCAAAGGGCCGGGCGAGCCCTTCGCCACCGGCACCTCGATGCCATAGGCCGTGCAGGTGGCCAGCGCGTTGCGCGTGGTGTTCTCGACATTGTGGTTGCCCGAAACCGTGGTGACGCCGAGAAGGTCGATGTTCGGATTGCCGGCCGCAAGCAGGATGGCGATGGCGTCGTCGTGCCCCGGGTCGCAATCCAGGATGATTTTTTCCATGGTTCCTCCCTGCGGCGATTACAGACTGGGGTGTGTTGCGGCGTCAAGGTTCGTCGGTTGGCACAAAGGTGGGGTGCAACATCGCGGATGCCGGCGCTGCCCCAGCTCCGTCTCGGCTTCGCCGAGCCACCTCTCCCCCACTTTGTGGGGGCGAGGAAATGCCAATCGGCAAGGGCGCGGCCTTTGCAAGCTTGGGTTCCTCGCCCCCGCCAAAGGTGCGGGAGAGGTGGCTCGGTGCGCAGCGCCGAGACGGAGCGGGGGAGCGCCGCTGGCGATTACGCGCCACGTTAGAGTGCCCTTACCCCTTGCTGCCATTCCCGCCGCTGCCCCACAGCGCGCGCTGCAGCAGGCCTCGCGCGCGCTTCTTCGGCGCGAGCTCGACGTCGCTGACCAGCCGCGCCCCGTCCTGGCGCCGTTCCAGCGTGATCTTTCGCGTGTGGAAGGCTTCCAGCTCGGCGCGATGCGCGACGCTGATGATGGTTACCTGGGGCAGTTCCTGGATCACCGTCCGCATCATCTTGTCCTGGCTCTTCTCGTCCAGCGCCGAGGTCGCTTCGTCGAGGACCACGATGTCCGGCGCGTGCAGCAGCAGGCGGGCGAAGGCCAGGCGTTGCTTCTCGCCGCCCGACAGCGTCTGGTCCCAGGGCGCCTCTTCCTCCAGCCGGTCCTTCAAATAGGAGAGGCCGACCTTGTCGAGGGCAGCGTCGATCTCTTTCGTCTTCCAGTTGTCGGCGGCGGCGGGATAGGCGGTGGCGCGGCGCAGCGTGCCGGACGGGATGTAGGGACGCTGCGGCAGCATGAACAGCCGCTTGCCGGGGTGGAAATCGACGCTGCCGCTGCCCCAGGGCCAGAGACCCGCGATGGCGCGCACCAGCGTCGACTTGCCCGAGCCGGATTCGCCCGAGACCAGCACGCGCTCGCCGGGCTCGATCATCACCTCGGTTTCCTTGACCACGGCGGTGCCGTCGTCGAGCGTCACGGAAAGATCGTTGAGGCTGAGCATCGCCCCGTCTTCGGTCTCGCCGCGCTGGATGCGGCCGAGCTTGTCGTTCTCTTCGGCGCGCTCCAGCCCGTCCAGCGACATCATCAGCGAGGCGATGCGGTGGGCCGACGCGTTCCAGTCGGCCAGGCGCGGATAATTGTCGACCAGCCAGCCGAAGGCGCCCTGCACGATGGCGAAGGCGGAGGCCGCCTGCATCACCTGGCCCAGCGACATCGAGCCGTCGAGGAATTTCGGCGCGCACAGAAGCACCGGCACCACCGGCGCGAACAGGCTGGAGCCTTGCGAGACCAGTGCCGTGCGCATGTGCTGGCCGGTGAGCCGTGCCCAGCGGCCGAGCACGCCGGCGAAGGTGCGGTCGATGCCGGCGTTCTCCTCCTCCTCGCCGCCGAGCAGCGCGATGCTCTCGCCGTTCTCGCGCACGCGCGTCAGCACGTAGCGGAACTCGGCCTCGGCCTGGTTCTTGTCCTCGGAAAGCTGGACGAAGCGGCGGCCGATGGCGAACATCGAGGTCGAGGTGATCGCCGCGTAGATGACCGCGGTGACGACGAGGAAGCCGGGCACGGTGATGGTGGAGCCGCCCAGCGTAAAACTCAGCGCGCCGCCGATCGTCCACAGCACCACGATGAAGGTCGAGGCCGACAGGAAGGCGTTGAGGACGCCGGCGATGAAATCGACCGGCGATTCGGTGGCGATGCGCAG includes the following:
- a CDS encoding nucleoside hydrolase; the encoded protein is MEKIILDCDPGHDDAIAILLAAGNPNIDLLGVTTVSGNHNVENTTRNALATCTAYGIEVPVAKGSPGPLVGDQVLAIEIHGETGLDGPVLPPASFELDRRHAVDFIIDTVMAHEPKTVTLVPVGPYTNIALAARKDPRIVGRVKRVVAMGGSFTRGNITPAAEFNVYADVEAADVVFRAGWDVTMVGLDLTHQALATPELQDRVRAVGGSIAKFILDIWEFIATTHGGLLQIEYPAVHDACCVAAMIDASVFTTQKADIRVETAGRWTRGMTVCNFEKMGGMRHFGGTASEQVNFRHSVAMKLDHQKFCDLIVDAVERLSGKKAGRGRGLGG
- a CDS encoding DOPA 4,5-dioxygenase family protein, which encodes MTDAMPHDPRPLAEIASYHAHIYYGDAAERRQAEWLRQRISERFRVRLGNWRDEPVGPHAEAMYQVSFATEVFATLVPWLMLNHGGLSILIHPNTTNPKRDHLIDPIWIGQALGVHGEVLGEEDEAEEALEVNTAPTLGV
- a CDS encoding ABC transporter ATP-binding protein/permease, whose amino-acid sequence is MPPAKHKPKPADSATQRGASKPRSAPLRQDKPRQSKPRGAPKPRAQKARQDRLQEDQLKDDEVRQRKPQAGENPPGQKAPAEAAPEAIGHAGSPPPEAAEPGPALSPEEAERARKKYLLRRFWISGRGYWGLHGDRLAWPLTIGLLTLICVNVGFQYGINRWNRAIFDAIEQRDAHTVYWLSGIFLPLVAGSISLVVAQVYLRMTMQRRWRSWLTTAVIQRWLASGRYYQLNLVKGDHANPEARLTEDLRIATESPVDFIAGVLNAFLSASTFIVVLWTIGGALSFTLGGSTITVPGFLVVTAVIYAAITSTSMFAIGRRFVQLSEDKNQAEAEFRYVLTRVRENGESIALLGGEEEENAGIDRTFAGVLGRWARLTGQHMRTALVSQGSSLFAPVVPVLLCAPKFLDGSMSLGQVMQAASAFAIVQGAFGWLVDNYPRLADWNASAHRIASLMMSLDGLERAEENDKLGRIQRGETEDGAMLSLNDLSVTLDDGTAVVKETEVMIEPGERVLVSGESGSGKSTLVRAIAGLWPWGSGSVDFHPGKRLFMLPQRPYIPSGTLRRATAYPAAADNWKTKEIDAALDKVGLSYLKDRLEEEAPWDQTLSGGEKQRLAFARLLLHAPDIVVLDEATSALDEKSQDKMMRTVIQELPQVTIISVAHRAELEAFHTRKITLERRQDGARLVSDVELAPKKRARGLLQRALWGSGGNGSKG